One genomic window of Fusarium keratoplasticum isolate Fu6.1 chromosome 3, whole genome shotgun sequence includes the following:
- a CDS encoding HET domain-containing protein produces MTNKEEPVHTAEWRCHKCRNIWWEWKKSAPNEQKGIITFNHHESFAALEESAAAGCSLCASFRASTIYHDSYPKDRNSGPVVLEVLKSSFSPHITFKIGKSEHYESFEFSKLQYGLLGGIKGRRLPAKRLAPGSLDYDLDHLVEKLIKPWIHDCTTGKGLHKDCDRRKREQGDTQSVPTRLIDVGHDQSSTVRLVVPAEDFPTEKPNYLALSYCWGLGNDPAKTTRDNIKDRRQAIDTAQLPKTIQDAIKLSQLVGVRYLWVDALCIIQSHEKDKYFEDWKAEAPKMGSYYSNAHCLIAASGASDSSEGLFAERVAQKYPAQACVISFDPESSEYMYFPCPSPNILDWLPREPLMTRGWCLQETTLSVRTLHWSSLGLFWECPGVSSASEFQPEGWEVWETGPEDMYRIFHLKAEKALGPVWTQLAGNYLSRGFTFKTDRLIAVQGLGRRLAAMHDTEYFAGIFSSNLADGLLWAAYDEIKNREKLKHFPTWSWASCGSKAYFTGPLAYKYAKPSKSGIFPPVRDEMDFSDDSKRTLRLEAPLMTIDFGDETNQDDMKVTLEQGQYAVDLQFDTLDLTPSPLGKILILLLGCPESRDLPYKGLVLRPQGNMYERIGLVILTLWGDAEPLDKCLDSWRKDVALI; encoded by the exons ATGACGAACAAGGAAGAGCCCGTCCATACTGCTGAGTGGAGATGTCACAAGTGTCGTAACATCTGGTGGGAGTGGAAAAAGTCAGCGCCAAATGAACAAAAAGGAATCATCACGTTCAACCATCATGAGTCTTTTGCCGCCCTCGAAGAGTCGGCTGCTGCAGGTTGCTCCCTCTGCGCCAGCTTCCGAGCCTCAACTATCTACCACGACTCATACCCAAAAGATCGAAACTCGGGCCCGGTCGTGCTTGAGGTGTTAAAGTCGTCTTTCAGCCCCCACATCACTTTCAAGATTGGCAAATCCGAACATTATGAAAGCTTTGAGTTTTCAAAGCTTCAATATGGACTCCTTGGTGGGATCAAAGGGAGAAGGCTCCCTGCCAAAC GGCTTGCTCCAGGCTCTCTCGATTATGATCTCGATCACCTCGTTGAAAAGCTCATAAAGCCATGGATCCATGACTGCACAACCGGCAAGGGCCTTCATAAGGATTGCGATCGCCGAAAGAGAGAACAGGGCGACACCCAGTCCGTTCCAACGCGGCTGATCGatgttggccatgaccaGTCCAGTACTGTCCGACTAGTTGTCCCTGCAGAAGACTTCCCGACCGAAAAGCCCAATTATTTAGCCCTCAGTTACTGCTGGGGCCTTGGGAATGACCCTGCCAAGACGACCCGCGACAACATCAAGGACCGACGACAAGCCATCGACACGGCCCAGCTCCCGAAGACGATTCAAGATGCAATCAAGTTGAGCCAGCTTGTGGGTGTTCGTTATCTATGGGTAGATGCCCTTTGCATCATTCAATCTCACGAGAAGGATAAATACTTTGAAGACTGGAAGGCAGAGGCCCCAAAAATGGGCTCCTATTACTCCAATGCCCACTGTCTCATCGCAGCATCCGGAGCATCAGACAGCAGCGAAGGACTCTTCGCCGAGCGGGTCGCCCAAAAGTATCCAGCACAGGCCTGTGTTATCTCTTTTGATCCCGAAAGCAGCGAGTACATGTACTTCCCATGTCCATCCCCAAACATCCTGGACTGGCTCCCACGAGAGCCTCTGATGACACGAGGCTGGTGCCTCCAGGAAACGACACTGTCCGTTCGGACTCTCCACTGGTCAAGTCTCGGTTTGTTCTGGGAGTGTCCGGGCGTATCTTCAGCTTCAGAATTCCAACCCGAGGGCTGGGAGGTGTGGGAGACTGGTCCTGAAGACATGTATCGCATCTTTCATTTGAAAGCAGAGAAGGCCCTGGGACCGGTATGGACTCAGCTTGCTGGAAACTACCTCTCCAGAGGTTTCACCTTCAAGACGGATCGTCTCATTGCCGTCCAGGGCCTGGGGAGACGGCTTGCTGCTATGCACGACACGGAATACTTTGCAGGCATCTTTAGCTCCAATCTCGCAGATGGATTACTATGGGCGGCATATGACGAGATTAAAAATCGCGAGAAACTCAAGCACTTTCCAAcgtggtcttgggcttccTGCGGCTCCAAGGCCTATTTCACCGGACCCTTGGCTTACAAATACGCCAAACCCTCCAAGTCCGGCATCTTTCCCCCGGTACGCGATGAGATGGACTTTAGCGACGATTCAAAGAGGACGCTGCGTTTGGAAGCCCCCCTAATGACGATCGACTTTGGAGACGAGACCAATCAGGATGACATGAAGGTCACACTTGAACAGGGACAGTACGCAGTTGACCTACAGTTCGATACACTGGATCTTACGCCTTCGCCTCTAGGAAAGATTCTCATTCTTCTATTGGGATGTCCGGAAAGCCGCGACCTTCCGTACAAGGGCCTGGTTCTTCGACCTCAGGGTAATATGTATGAACGGATTGGCCTAGTTATTTTGACTCTCTGGGGAGATGCAGAACCACTGGATAAGTGTCTTGACTCTTGGAGAAAGGACGTTGCTTTGATCTAG
- a CDS encoding Zn(2)-C6 fungal-type domain-containing protein: MDPLWPVYGAPTEYFLSQDNPLLVSAAPNSQLPPGFEGPAPVTLPSTGPRTAAATREIATRANLPSVPSACLACRSKHLKCDGKRPCSRCSTSSLDCVYVASRRGYKGRKRTATQVASRLAATANPVPIAALTKPIIGPAPPAPSLEFPAIFDPSMFSGIDPIYPGINTSFPTTTFAQTTASAGLPAFAFQSPFGGVDELDVGFGFEVPRMLPLRERYLDSFYQNFHAAHPFVPPKEPLLVLVQDNSLEPLLAAMRWIGSLYIEQDTSHSLFKDAFRLIDGNPLKDGFLVQARLILIIGLDGNRQRKKVRKLMAEARDISVQIGMNTHLFATANGRGMPILEESWRRTWWELYVVDALMSGVHQTNSFALYDVPTDVALPCEEYQYLTGQIPPPMHPQDMENIGLFDGTPFSSYTYRIQCACFLGTLQRMPTQVDHIDKLLANWRLRLPASKHDAHFNGELDEMMFQALMMWHAINILLHQPHSQLDPSSTYYIKACQPNTPAVSSDVFNLHTIRTIRAARELSKLITYRVSLLTHTHFFAYMVTLSSTIHLSKWSLAFVAQDDEDLRQNIRLNIGALVKYAEMWSVAQHLGSQVKHIAKEVYMMKKRQQQPPEWVGLLPQEQMTANLGF; this comes from the exons ATGGACCCGCTATGGCCCGTCTACGGTGCCCCCACCGAGTACTTCTTGAGTCAAGATAACCCGCTCTTGGTCTCTGCCGCTCCGAATTCGCAGCTGCCTCCTGGCTTTGAGGGTCCTGCACCTGTTACGCTGCCGTCTACGGGGCCTAGGACGGCGGCTGCTACTCGCGAGATTGCTACTCGCGCCAACCTTCCTTCGGTCCCTTCTGCCTGTCTTGCTTGC CGCAGCAAGCACCTCAAATGTGATGGCAAGCGTCCTTGTTCCCGCTGCAGCACATCCAGCCTAGACTGCGTCTATGTCGCGTCACGTCGCGGGTACAAAGGCCGTAAACGCACAGCTACACAAGTTGCCAGCCGTCTTGCAGCGACTGCTAATCCCGTACCTATTGCTGCTCTCACAAAACCCATAATCGGACCTGCTCCCCCAGCACCGTCACTGGAATTCCCTGCCATTTTCGACCCCTCCATGTTCTCGGGGATTGACCCAATTTATCCGGGTATCAACACGAGTTTCCCAACTACCACGTTTGCTCAAACTACCGCGTCAGCTGGTTTGCCTGCTTTCGCATTTCAGAGTCCTTTTGGTGGCGTAGACGAACTGGACGTGGGCTTTGGCTTCGAAGTACCACGGATGCTTCCTCTAAGAGAACGCTACCTTGACTCGTTCTATCAGAATTTCCATGCAGCTCACCCCTTCGTACCACCCAAGGAGCCTCTTCTTGTCTTGGTGCAGGATAACTCACTGGAACCTCTTCTCGCGGCTATGCGCTGGATTGGTTCTCTATATATCGAGCAAGACACCTCTCACAGTCTCTTCAAAGACGCGTTCCGCCTAATAGACGGCAACCCTCTCAAAGATGGTTTCTTGGTGCAGGCTAGGTTGATTCTCATCATCGGACTTGACGGCAACCGGCAAAGAAAAAAGGTCAGAAAGCTCATGGCAGAGGCGCGGGATATCTCTGTTCAAATCGGTATGAACACACATCTCTTTGCGACTGCCAATGGACGAGGAATGCCGATACTGGAAGAGAGCTGGCGGAGGACATGGTGGGAGCTCTACGTGGTGGATGCTCTCATGTCGGGTGTGCATCAGACAAACAGCTTTGCTTTGTATGATGTCCCCACGGATGTTGCTCTGCCTTGCGAAGAGTACCAGTATCTCACAGGA CAAATACCTCCTCCAATGCACCCACAAGACATGGAAAACATTGGTTTGTTTGATGGCACGCCGTTCTCATCGTACACCTACCGCATCCAATGTGCCTGCTTCTTGGGCACGCTCCAAAGAATGCCAACACAAGTTGACCATATCGACAAACTCCTCGCCAACTGGAGGCTTCGTCTACCAGCTTCCAAGCACGATGCTCACTTTAATGGTGAACTGGATGAGATGATGTTCCAGGCTCTCATGATGTGGCACGCCATCAATATTCTTCTGCACCAGCCTCACTCGCAACTGGATCCGTCCTCGACATATTACATCAAGGCATGCCAACCCAACACACCGGCTGTGTCTAGCGATGTTTTCAACCTACACACGATACGCACGATTCGAGCCGCGAGGGAGCTCAGCAAGTTGATCACTTACCGTGTTTCTCTGCTAACACACACCCACTTCTTCGCCTACATGGTGACGCTCTCCTCAACAATCCATCTTAGCAAATGGTCACTGGCCTTTGTAGcccaagacgacgaggatctACGTCAAAACATCCGTCTCAACATTGGAGCCCTTGTCAAGTACGCCGAAATGTGGTCCGTGGCACAACACCTGGGATCTCAAGTAAAACACATTGCAAAGGAAGTCTacatgatgaagaagcgaCAACAACAGCCTCCAGAATGGGTAGGCTTACTCCCACAGGAACAAATGACTGCCAATCTTGGCTTTTAG